The Arachis ipaensis cultivar K30076 chromosome B07, Araip1.1, whole genome shotgun sequence genomic interval NNNNNNNNNNNNNNNNNNNNNNNNNNNNNNNNNNNNNNNNNNNNNNNNNNNNNNNNNNNNNNNNNNNNNNNNNNNNNNNNNNNNNNNNNNNNNNNNNNNNNNNNNNNNNNNNNNNNNNNNNNNNNNNNNNNNNNNNNNNNNNNNNNNNNNNNNNNNNNNNNNNNNNNNNNNNNNNNNNNNNNNNNNNNNNNNNNNNNNNNNNNNNNNNNNNNNNNNNNNNNNNNNNNNNNNNNNNNNNNNNNNNNNNNNNNNNNNNNNNNNNNNNNNNNNNNNNNNNNNNNNNNNNNNNNNNNNNNNNNNNNNNNNNNNNNNNNNNNNNNNNNNNNNNNNNNNNNNNNNNNNNNNNNNNNNNNNNNNNNNNNNNNNNNNNNNNNNNNNNNNNNNNNNNNNNNNNNNNNNNNNNNNNNNNNNNNNNNNNNNNNNNNNNNNNNNNNNNNNNNNNNNNNNNNNNNNNNNNNNNNNNNNNNNNNNNNNNNNNNNNNNNNNNNNNNNNNNNNNNNNNNNNNNNNNNNNNNNNNNNNNNNNNNNNNNNNNNNNNNNNNNNNNNNNNNNNNNNNNNNNNNNNNNNNNNNNNNNNNNNNNNNNNNNNNNNNNNNNNNNNNNNNNNNNNNNNNNNNNNNNNNNNNNNNNNNNNNNNNNNNNNNNNNNNNNNNNNNNNNNNNNNNNNNNNNNNNNNNNNNNNNNNNNNNNNNNNNNNNNNNNNNAATAATCCATAATCCTTTGTTTTTTGGACATTGTAAGTTAGttgaaagaattttcgaaaatgtcCTCACCGAAAATAACAACCGATCCTTCTTTGAAAATTTTCCCCACCCTCCGGCAGCAGCTGATGTCTCCTCCCTTTCTCCCTTTTTCCATATTCTaacgttaattttttttattaattatctgttgttctaaatttttatttaacaataaatgatataataaaaaattattgacgAATAATCCTTTGTTTTTTGGACATTGTAAGTTAGttgaaagaattttcgaaaatgtcCTCACCGAAAATAACAACCGATCCTTCTTTGAAAATTTTCCCCACCCTCCGGCAGCAGCTGATGTCTCCTCCCTTCGCCAGTTCTCCCTTTTTCGATGTCGTCGTCAATTGAGCCCAAGACCCTAAGGCTGGCTCTCTAAACCCCCAAAATAATTTCAGCCTACAGCCATAAAATTTTTGTAAGCCTTAACCTTAATTAAGCCCtcccaaaaaaattaaaacaggGCTGGCCCTAAAAGCCCCAAATCTGATCTCCTCCTCCCTGACCCTGAGATGCTGAAAGTCTGAAACGGGGAAACCTGCGCGgtgctcctcctcctcctctgcatTCTACTTTTGCATTCTGCTCCTCCTACTACGGTGGACGACGCGGTGGCTCCTCCTCCTCCCTGACGCGGTGCTCCTCCTTCTTGATGCGGTGGACGAAATCAGTGGCTGCTCCTCCTCCCTGACGCGGAATCAGAGGTGAGTTTCTTCTTTTTCTGTCCCTCTCTGAGtttcttctttgtttgtttgCATCACCCATTTTAATTCTCTTGTTAATAAACCGAGGTGGGTCTATGGCTACCCTTTCTTTGCCCCTCTCTGTGATTTCAAAATGGTTGAACTGTGAACTGTGAACTTGAACTGTGAACTTGTTTCTTCAATTGTCTATTTTCAGGTTAATTGATTGTAAACATTTTGATTCCTCTGTTTCCTGAGAATTTGAGCATGGTTTTGATTCCTCTGTTTGTTTAGCAAATGTCCTTGAACTGATCTGAACTTTAATCTGCATGGTTTAATATTTTAGTCTACCTTGATGAATCTTCAAGTTCAGTAACTGCATAATAGTACATTTGGATTGTGGATGAACTATATTCTGAAGCCATAATAACATTTTCACCACATTAAGTAATACAAGTAAAAACTTtgcttctttttgtttcttgcaaAGAATAGATGAAAATCATTTAGAATTGGTTTAAATAAATCATCAGAAGCAATTAGTTGGCCAGCAGTGGCACCTGCTATCTTGTTTTTAGTCTCTCACCGAATATGCAAGTAGGTTTTGAATGGTTAATCAGGGCATGAAAATCAGAAACTTAGGAATCAGTGaacccttttggttttggtttgaAACTTAGTTGTTTTTCTTGCTGTTTTTGCTTCCTAGGATCAAACCTTGTTTTGTTCTCTGTTGAGAACTATTTCCCCTTTGGATCATGCATTCTGTGTCTCTATTttccttattctctcataaagaTTCAACCTTCAAATAGAGGTTTACTATTAAactgaatttttagaaaataaagtaaTTAAAGAATATATAAATGATGCCAGCTCCTCTTGGTTTTGGAACCTTGCACACTTTCACAACTCTTGGTTGATTTAGATGATGACATTGGTGAAATTCATGAAGAAGAAGTGTCAACGGAATCGATGCATCTCCCTCAACATTCATGATTTTAGATGATAAATTTTTGTGTaaactttattttgattttctacTAGAGACATTATTGATGGTAGATATTAAGGAGTAAGGAGAAGGGTGATGAGATAGTGAATGCCATGTTTGATTTCTTGATGTATATAGTTAAAAGTTGGATTTAATATGAACAATGCACAttattgatatttattttttaacttctttGTTTTCTACACGTAAAAAATGACAGAGATAGAATAAGCTAATGACTTTTAATAAGTTTTATATGTATTATTGAGATAGAGAGCAATGTATAAAAAAGGATTAGGTGGCCCATGGGTTGGCCCTAGGGCTTTTGGCCCTGAGGGCTTTTTAAAAATTTGACCCTAATAGTTATAGGGCCTCTTGTTCTTCCGGCCCTATAAAGTAGGGCCAAAGCCCTATAGGGCCAAACATGTTGACACCACTAAATTCCCACTCCTTCATCCGCTGCCGCCATCATTCTCTTCGCCGCTGAGGAAAGCTTTTTCCCCCTTTTTTAGGTATTGTTCAAATTTATATTGTTTTTGCTATGGTTTTTCATAATATTTTTCTGAATATTTCTGAAATGGtggtttgatttttattttgatatttttattgcTGTTGTCACTGTGTAGTTTGATTGGGTGATGTCGCTATACTCCGAGCTATTAATAATGTTCAAAATTGTCAACATAGAAATTCAGATTCATTTCATACACATTCCAAATAAtatagttcaattcaattaaattcaattcCGTAGTTATCAATCAACCACACGATTTAGACTGAAAGCAATTTCTCACTTTCTTTCAGTTTTCGGATGCAGTCTTATGAATTGGGCTGCTTGCTGAAATGAAAGGAAAGGGGACTAGTGACACTGTTAGTGTAGTTGATGGTGATGGAAACCAGTGTtgctggtggtggtggctggtTCACAAGGGAACAACAACTACATTCCTTATTGTTGGATTGTTTGCACTTTTGGTTCGCGCCGCAGTGTCCCTCCACCCTTACTCCGGTTTTGCTAACCCTCCGAAATTTGGGGACTATGAGGCACAGAGGCATTGGATGGAGATCACCATCAATCTCCCAATTCAAGAATGGTATAGAAACAGCACCAGCAATGATTTGAGCTACTGGGGCCTTGATTATCCACCACTCACCGCTTACCAGAGTTTCATTCATGGCCTTTTTCTGAGATTTGTGCACCCTGAATCTGTTTCCCTTTTCACCTCCAGAGGTCATGAGTCTTATCTCGGGTGCGTATTTTACACATTTTCTTTCATAGTTTAACAGATCTGTTGAAAGAAATGGTATTTGGTTCTTGGAATTTGAAAGTGTGCCTCTCTTTTCATTTAGTCCCTGGTTTAAATTATGTGCATAATTCAACAACTAAATCATGTTTCAGTTTAAATCAGTGGCTAAATCACGCATGAGATATTTATATTTTGGGGGACAAAAGATAGTTTGTCCATTTAAGATCTTATCAATTGTTACAATTTTAATGCTTTCTGTTCAGGTTCTGAGCTAGCACCGAGTATTTTGACTTTATTGATAATTTATTTTGAACTCTGCAGAAAACTACTAATGAGGTGGACAGTGTTATCATCTGATTTGTTGATACTCTTTCCAGCTGTTCTGTACTTTGTTATTGTTCGCTATGGTCAACCTTCAAGGAGTCGTAAAAGTGACATAGGATGGCACATTGCCATGCTTTTGTTAAACCCCTGTTTGATCTTAATTGACCACGGTCACTTTCAGGTTTGCATAGAAATTCTTTTGTTGTTTATGCCCTTGCCCCTTTAGGTATTTTTCAGGTTTGTAGTGCTCTAACGTTGACTGTTGTATGTGTTGTATGTCAGTACAACTGCATCAGCTTGGGCTTTACCATTGGAGCTGTTGCTGGTGTCCTCTCTGGGAAGGATCTTGTAGCATGTGTTTTGTATTGTCTAGCTCTAAATCATAAGCAGGTTTTAATCTCTGATCTTAGCATGGGTCTATTTGTCATTAATTTCTTTTACTACTTTCAGCTATTATACATAGTCTATACCATGTATGGTCAATGGTCATATAGGATTGCTCAACCCTGTCCAGGTGGAATTGTCACTAAAAAATTGGGTGTGTGTTTATAGTTTGTGTGCATGGTGAATGGTCATACATATATGTCTCTTAATTATATGTTAATGTGTGCATGGTGAATTGTATCTTGATATATCTTTAGGCTGTATTATTGCTTTGCGTCAAATAAATCCTATTAACATTTTACTTGACCAATCTTGATACTGATGTCTTAAATGGATTGCAGTCAGTAAATGGCAATTCATTCTGTTATTTGTTTAGTTTGAATTTAGTACCTAGTTTCCATAAACATACATTTGCAAGGAAAAAAATATTGAAGTAATGTGGGACACAACAATGTTTGTGGATAAGCTAAGTCTGAACCtgcatttcctttattttttgtCTTTATCATCGATTGGGATTTGATAACTGTTGTTAGTTACTCTTTTACAGATGAGTGCATATTTTGCCCCTGCTTTTTTCAGCCATCTCCTGGGTAAATGCTTGAGGCGTAAACATCCGCTCCTTGAGGTATCAAAACTGGGGTTTTATGTTTTGGGAACCTTTGCAGCTGTGTGGTGGCCTTATCTGTATTCAAAGGATTCCATTTTGGAGGTAAAATACTGAAATTGTTATCATTGGCTGCTAGAAAGTAGATTTAATCCTAAACCCAGCAGAAGTTGGATTGTTCATTCCATTTGCTGTATGCTCTTGAATCTTGATGCATGGAATTGGAATCCATTTAACATTACTGTTACTGCTGTGCTTTATTTGAACAGAGATTTTAATAATTCCTACTTGTGCTATTTGCTATTTATTTGATTGCTTGATAGTCcattttttcttaataaaagttACATATGATGCTTCTACCTGGTCTCGGTCTTAAATGTGGTATCAGAAAGTCTGTTATTTGATATGGAAACAATAGGTCTAGCCGTCTAGACTAAGTCCGACTCAGTGTTTTATGTATACATGTGGTAGTAGAGTCAGTTCAACTGGTGAATTGAGAAATCTAGTTACATAATAGAGATGTCTGTCTTCCTTGATGCTAAAactatttttgatcttggataaGAACCTTGGGTATGGATGGTCCTTGTAACAGGTCCTCTCACGCCTTGCTCCTTTTGAAAGAGGAATATTTGAGGATTATGTGGCCAACTTTTGGTGTGCCTCTTCCATTATCATCAAGTGGAAGAGATTATTTACGCCAGAGTCACTGAGGCTTCTCAGCTTAATTGCAACAGTTATAACTTGCCTTCCTTCAATGATTCAACAAATAAAATCTCCAAGTAATCGAGGTTTCCTCTATGGGCTGCTAAATTGTTCATTTGCCTTCTACTTGTTTTCTTTTCAAGGTTTgtaacatttaatttttttttttttacaatgccAAATTGCAATCATTTTTGTTGAAATTATCTTACTGAGTGTATGCATGGTGCCTTACAGTGCATGAGAAGTCCATTTTGCTGCCACTTCTTCCTGCAAGCCTGCTGGCTATGGAAGAGCCTTTTATTTTTAAGTGGTTCATGCAATTTGCCATGCTCTCCATGTTCCCTCTGATATGTCGCGACGGCTTGGTTGTTCCATACTTTGCTTTGCTTGCTCTCTTCATCCTGATATTCGACGCACCTGGTCAACAGAGAGTTAAAGAGGGAAattatttgtataattatttGGGTGCAACAACTGTACGCCttgttttattttgctatttcatTCTTCACATAGTTTACTTGACCATGAATCCACCTGAGAAGTATCCATTCCTTTTTGAAGCAATAATTATGAATGTGTGCTTCTCTCAGTTTGTGCTTGTAACTCTTGGCTGCAATATAAAGCAGTGGGTGTTGAATAAACCTACCAAATTAGAAGTAGACAAGAAGTTTATTTGATAGAGTTTTTACTTTGGGGGCTAGATAGATTGTTTTTGTTGTTAATTGGTTTAATATTAATTGAATTGAGAGTTTGGCCGCATTGACCTCTTCTCTTCTGTAATGAGTTTATGATCTTTTAGGTTTGTTTGTCCCTGCACTTTGTAGTTCAATGtttctgttttattttcatttaacTTTTTGTTCAGATTTTATTGGTCCTCTCCTATTGATAAACAATCTCTATGCCTCATAATCTTATATGTAAGTCTACGAAAAACGAATTTTAGACTCTAGTGTCGAAATTAGTGGGCTATCGATTGTTAACCAACACTTCTCAAATGCCATGAATTGATTATTATTGTTGTcatatttcaaaataaatgtgAAATTATTAGCTAGCCAGATCAAGATCCAAGCACCAAGATAAAGTACCCTCATTTTTTGTACCCTATTAAAAAACAATAGCAAAAACTACAAAAGAATGCAGCTTCATTTCCCTTCACATGAATGTCTAAATAAGTAGTGGTTGTCGGTGAGGCGGTGAATTATGGGATAtcctttttatatatattttttagattttttattttctttttttaactctttttttcGAATCTAACAATATCTTTTTCTGCAAAATAGATTTATCCCCATATTAGAATTATTGGTCATTTTCTAGCATTTGTTCCACGCCGTACAATTATTTTCTTTCGGCATTTAATATACATGCACGCCTTAAAGCCCAAAAGCCCAAAACCAGAGTGTTTTCGTTATCGCTAACTTCCTAAGTTCCTAATAGAGTCTCCAATTGCCTCGCGCTACTTCTCACTCTCACGCGCGGGCGTTCGGAGATTCACGCGCCACCATGTCTGCCCCACCGACACTCCCCCAATCCACCAACACAGCCGCCGCAGGCGCTGCATCTCAGCCTCCCATAGCCACGCCTGCTTTCCGCTCCTTCATCTCCCGCCTGTCATCCTCTCTCCGCCAAGGCTTCTCCCAGCGCCGTCCGTGGACGGAGCTCGCCGATCGATCCTCCTTCTCGAAACCGGAATCCCTAACTGAAGCGTACTCAAGGATCCGCAAGAACTTCAACTACTTCCGCGTTAACTATGTAACCCTAATCGTGTTCGCGCTCGCGGTTTCGCTCATCACGCATCCGTTTTCGCTTCTCGTCCTCCTCGGACTCCTCGCGTCGTGGTGCTTCCTTTACCTCTTCCGCCCCGCAGACCAGCCGGTGATTCTCTATGGCCGCACCTTCAACGACAAGGAAACCCTAGGACTCCTCACCGCGCTCACCATCTTCGTCGTGTTCCTCACCAGCGTCGGGTCGCTCTTGATCTCGGCGTCAATGGTTGGATTGGCCATCGTGTGTGCTCACGGCGCGTTTAGAATGCCGGAAGATCTGTTTCTCGACGAACAGGAGCCAGGATCTACCGGACTTCTTTCGTTCCTCGGTGGCGCCGCCACTTCCGCCGCCGCTCCGGTAGTTTCGCGGGTGTAGAGTTTCGGG includes:
- the LOC107608848 gene encoding PRA1 family protein B3, which gives rise to MSAPPTLPQSTNTAAAGAASQPPIATPAFRSFISRLSSSLRQGFSQRRPWTELADRSSFSKPESLTEAYSRIRKNFNYFRVNYVTLIVFALAVSLITHPFSLLVLLGLLASWCFLYLFRPADQPVILYGRTFNDKETLGLLTALTIFVVFLTSVGSLLISASMVGLAIVCAHGAFRMPEDLFLDEQEPGSTGLLSFLGGAATSAAAPVVSRV
- the LOC107609351 gene encoding probable dolichyl pyrophosphate Man9GlcNAc2 alpha-1,3-glucosyltransferase produces the protein MKGKGTSDTVSVVDGDGNQCCWWWWLVHKGTTTTFLIVGLFALLVRAAVSLHPYSGFANPPKFGDYEAQRHWMEITINLPIQEWYRNSTSNDLSYWGLDYPPLTAYQSFIHGLFLRFVHPESVSLFTSRGHESYLGKLLMRWTVLSSDLLILFPAVLYFVIVRYGQPSRSRKSDIGWHIAMLLLNPCLILIDHGHFQYNCISLGFTIGAVAGVLSGKDLVACVLYCLALNHKQMSAYFAPAFFSHLLGKCLRRKHPLLEVSKLGFYVLGTFAAVWWPYLYSKDSILEVLSRLAPFERGIFEDYVANFWCASSIIIKWKRLFTPESLRLLSLIATVITCLPSMIQQIKSPSNRGFLYGLLNCSFAFYLFSFQVHEKSILLPLLPASLLAMEEPFIFKWFMQFAMLSMFPLICRDGLVVPYFALLALFILIFDAPGQQRVKEGNYLYNYLGATTVRLVLFCYFILHIVYLTMNPPEKYPFLFEAIIMNVCFSQFVLVTLGCNIKQWVLNKPTKLEVDKKFI